One Thermococcus sp. JdF3 genomic window carries:
- a CDS encoding integrase, whose amino-acid sequence MGWDQGLDYEETYRLLLKDLKEARKKEGVKALKRRMYLVILLTQLRNGSRIGEAIEFISKVSREYSQEAFITVEKRRDGYQRLMILPREVKKADLLALEGLLERELQKHGKKGVVIKISTWVKKTYGFNTHSLRYAFVGYLAEKKYPPQLIAKITGHKRLDYILHYTQEKAAHELLLRLDSI is encoded by the coding sequence ATGGGCTGGGACCAAGGCCTGGATTACGAAGAGACTTATCGGCTTCTGCTCAAAGATCTCAAAGAGGCAAGAAAGAAGGAAGGTGTAAAGGCACTCAAGAGAAGAATGTACTTAGTGATACTTTTGACACAGCTTAGAAACGGTTCACGAATTGGAGAGGCAATTGAATTCATCTCCAAGGTCTCAAGAGAATACTCACAGGAAGCATTCATTACAGTTGAGAAACGGCGAGACGGATATCAACGATTGATGATCTTGCCCAGAGAGGTCAAAAAAGCGGATTTATTGGCCCTCGAGGGGCTCCTTGAACGGGAACTTCAGAAGCATGGTAAGAAAGGAGTCGTCATCAAAATATCAACGTGGGTGAAGAAAACATACGGCTTCAACACCCACAGCCTAAGATACGCGTTCGTGGGTTACTTAGCAGAAAAAAAGTATCCACCCCAACTCATTGCCAAAATAACCGGCCACAAGAGGCTAGATTATATCCTGCATTACACGCAGGAGAAGGCCGCCCACG
- a CDS encoding DUF262 domain-containing protein, whose protein sequence is MRIFLEPKVWTIPQLIENILEKDNYYLPAFQRDYVWDEDDVKSLIDSILRGYPIGAIILWKPSSKDFIKDDPFAVPLTDSVVDNGGDYYYVIDGQQRLTSLLLLFNGWRLPRNGREITLKVPISLYPTDKGGYRLYKSDKRGIDVSLLLRAFATYDMKTYNDLITRYSEEYIKKAEPVIKRILEYKVPVYIMSTTKEDPETVMEMAQAFIRINKEGVRIGNVELMLSLLAGKMGGLIRDTIYNDIYRKIREETFEIQIQPIIRLVLSNFGFAQSQISHVEKFASSLDRIAEYPEENLKPTLQKSAKAFKLAVDFVKNELPLPSAQLLPSQQTIVPLAKYFYTADIEDFENLSSEEIDRIKHWFILVNFVGYYSTSPDSKLEADLSVISESNGTFPYNELLRNIEQRKYPTRIRKDLFMRGLNVNVMKRSGRQYLFILYLLLAQENANDWAGHLITQVPYGSLAKHHIFPREFLDQNLVIDDPTDKEIMINNLGNITFIHKSTNSEIGDLPLHDEDARRYYAEERGYIYKIGLSENTLMSHFIPLDRELWKLENYEEFLSKRVELMYSALKKEYPGIIS, encoded by the coding sequence GTGAGGATTTTTCTCGAGCCGAAGGTCTGGACAATACCCCAGCTTATTGAGAACATATTGGAAAAAGACAATTATTACCTCCCTGCATTCCAGAGGGATTATGTATGGGACGAAGACGATGTAAAGTCTTTAATCGATTCAATACTCAGGGGATATCCAATTGGAGCAATCATCCTCTGGAAACCCTCGAGCAAGGACTTTATTAAAGATGACCCATTCGCTGTGCCCCTCACGGATTCCGTTGTGGATAATGGTGGAGATTATTATTATGTTATTGATGGCCAGCAACGTCTAACATCGCTTCTCCTCCTCTTCAATGGGTGGCGTCTTCCTCGGAACGGGAGAGAGATTACTCTTAAAGTGCCAATCTCATTGTACCCAACGGACAAAGGAGGTTACAGGCTGTATAAGAGCGACAAGCGTGGAATTGATGTTTCACTTCTCCTGAGAGCCTTTGCAACATACGACATGAAAACATACAACGATCTCATTACAAGATACAGCGAGGAATACATCAAAAAGGCCGAGCCGGTTATCAAAAGAATACTCGAATACAAAGTCCCCGTTTACATAATGAGTACAACCAAAGAGGATCCTGAAACTGTGATGGAAATGGCCCAAGCGTTTATCAGAATAAACAAAGAAGGCGTGCGTATTGGAAACGTCGAGCTCATGCTCTCACTCTTAGCAGGGAAGATGGGTGGGCTGATACGAGACACAATATACAACGATATTTACCGGAAGATTAGGGAGGAGACCTTTGAGATTCAAATCCAACCAATCATCAGACTGGTCTTGTCAAACTTCGGATTTGCTCAGTCCCAGATATCTCATGTTGAGAAATTCGCTTCGAGTCTGGACAGGATTGCAGAATATCCCGAGGAAAACCTCAAACCCACTCTGCAGAAGTCAGCCAAAGCATTTAAGCTTGCAGTTGACTTCGTGAAAAATGAACTCCCTCTTCCAAGTGCCCAGCTCTTGCCTTCCCAGCAGACCATTGTTCCACTCGCCAAGTACTTTTACACAGCGGATATTGAAGACTTCGAAAATCTCTCTTCCGAGGAAATCGACCGGATAAAACACTGGTTTATCCTGGTAAACTTTGTGGGATATTACAGCACAAGCCCGGACTCCAAGCTTGAAGCGGACTTGAGTGTAATCTCTGAAAGCAATGGCACCTTCCCATACAATGAACTTCTCAGGAACATTGAACAGAGGAAGTATCCAACGAGGATTCGGAAAGACCTTTTCATGAGGGGACTCAATGTAAACGTGATGAAGAGGAGTGGCAGGCAGTATCTCTTTATCCTTTACCTCCTCCTTGCTCAAGAGAACGCGAACGACTGGGCAGGACATCTAATTACTCAGGTTCCATATGGTTCACTTGCGAAGCATCATATATTCCCCCGAGAGTTCCTCGACCAAAATCTGGTGATTGACGATCCCACTGATAAGGAGATTATGATAAACAACCTGGGCAACATAACGTTCATACATAAGTCCACGAACTCCGAAATCGGGGATTTACCCCTTCATGACGAGGATGCAAGAAGATATTATGCAGAAGAGCGGGGATATATCTACAAGATTGGTCTGAGTGAAAACACCTTAATGAGTCATTTCATACCACTCGACAGAGAGCTCTGGAAACTGGAGAATTACGAGGAATTCCTGAGCAAAAGAGTCGAATTAATGTATTCGGCGCTGAAAAAGGAGTATCCCGGGATCATTAGTTAA